One Terriglobales bacterium DNA segment encodes these proteins:
- a CDS encoding enoyl-CoA hydratase/isomerase family protein, giving the protein MTSGDYSVQHDFPLQITHHQLQILDGVHVLRLCSEDGTNRLTHACLLALTEAIRDLAREAPKPLIITGNEKFFSAGADLVEISALTAPQALEFSRDGQELMNLVETFPAPVCAVVEGYCMGGGLDLALACRYRVAARNAIFGHRGAALGLITGWGGTQRLPRLISKARALQIFVTAEKLDARQALRMGLVNTIAEDPLDKAIRLLKSRHSNFEFLRASVSLW; this is encoded by the coding sequence TTGACTTCAGGCGATTATTCCGTTCAACACGATTTTCCATTGCAAATTACCCATCACCAATTACAGATTCTTGACGGTGTGCATGTACTGCGTCTGTGCTCCGAGGATGGGACCAATCGCCTTACCCATGCCTGCCTGCTTGCGTTGACCGAGGCGATCCGGGACTTGGCCCGCGAAGCGCCCAAGCCGCTGATCATCACCGGCAACGAAAAATTCTTTTCTGCGGGCGCTGACCTCGTCGAGATTTCCGCCCTCACCGCGCCTCAGGCGCTGGAATTTTCCCGCGATGGACAGGAGCTGATGAATCTGGTCGAGACCTTCCCGGCTCCGGTCTGCGCTGTCGTCGAGGGTTACTGCATGGGCGGTGGGTTGGACCTCGCGCTCGCTTGTCGCTACCGGGTGGCAGCGCGCAACGCGATTTTCGGACATCGTGGAGCTGCTCTAGGACTGATCACCGGGTGGGGTGGCACCCAGCGATTGCCCCGCTTGATCAGCAAGGCACGAGCCCTGCAGATTTTCGTCACCGCCGAAAAGCTGGACGCTCGTCAGGCACTCAGGATGGGTTTGGTGAACACCATCGCCGAAGATCCGCTGGATAAAGCTATCCGGCTGCTCAAGTCCCGGCACTCTAATTTTGAATTCCTCCGTGCCTCTGTGTCTCTGTGGTGA
- a CDS encoding cobalamin B12-binding domain-containing protein, producing the protein MPEERKIRVLVAKPGLDGHDRGAKVIARALRDAGMEVIYTGLRQTPDMVVNAALQEDVDVIGLSILSGAHNAIVPHVMRLLQQNKMDDVLVLVGGIIPDQDVTALKQAGVAGIFQPGTPMDEIVEFIRKNVKPRSLPAAR; encoded by the coding sequence ATGCCCGAGGAGCGCAAAATCCGTGTCCTGGTGGCCAAACCCGGCCTTGATGGTCATGACCGCGGCGCCAAAGTTATCGCCCGAGCACTGCGCGATGCCGGCATGGAAGTCATCTACACGGGCCTGCGCCAGACACCCGATATGGTCGTCAACGCGGCGCTTCAAGAAGATGTTGACGTCATCGGCCTCTCCATTCTTTCTGGCGCCCACAACGCCATCGTGCCTCACGTCATGAGACTCCTGCAGCAGAACAAAATGGATGACGTGCTCGTCCTGGTGGGCGGCATCATCCCTGATCAGGACGTGACCGCGCTCAAGCAGGCGGGGGTGGCCGGAATTTTCCAGCCCGGCACCCCAATGGACGAGATCGTCGAATTCATCCGCAAAAACGTAAAACCTCGCAGCTTGCCGGCAGCCAGATAA
- a CDS encoding DNA-3-methyladenine glycosylase produces the protein MQQAVDHLKSADPVLAGIIERVGPLRMQYREPVFETLVRSIAFQQLNGKAAATIFGRLRCACLNSSADDSPLTPESILALSEKQMRACGLSRQKLSYIRDLAQRTAAGEIDFARLPEMSDEDVIEHLTRVKGIGVWSAHMFLIFALRRPNIMPTLDYGIRAAIKKFYRKRKLPNHKQLMKIAKPWQPYCSVACWYLWRSLDVKA, from the coding sequence GTGCAGCAAGCGGTTGACCATCTGAAATCTGCCGACCCCGTCTTGGCCGGTATCATCGAGCGTGTCGGGCCGCTTCGCATGCAATACCGCGAGCCCGTCTTTGAGACCTTGGTTCGGTCTATCGCCTTTCAACAGTTGAACGGTAAGGCTGCGGCCACAATTTTCGGTCGCCTGCGCTGTGCCTGCCTGAACAGTTCCGCCGACGATTCGCCGCTCACCCCGGAATCCATCCTGGCTCTGAGCGAAAAACAGATGCGGGCGTGCGGCCTCTCCCGCCAGAAGCTGAGCTATATTCGCGACCTCGCCCAGCGGACCGCAGCCGGAGAAATAGACTTTGCTCGCCTACCCGAAATGTCAGACGAAGATGTCATTGAGCACCTCACCCGCGTCAAAGGCATCGGTGTCTGGTCGGCGCATATGTTCCTGATCTTTGCGTTGCGCCGGCCCAACATCATGCCCACCCTTGATTACGGTATTCGCGCTGCCATAAAAAAGTTCTACCGCAAACGCAAGCTGCCCAATCACAAGCAGCTCATGAAAATCGCGAAACCGTGGCAGCCCTACTGTTCGGTGGCGTGCTGGTATCTGTGGCGCAGCCTGGACGTGAAGGCCTAA